In a single window of the Chrysemys picta bellii isolate R12L10 unplaced genomic scaffold, ASM1138683v2 scaf205, whole genome shotgun sequence genome:
- the LOC135978280 gene encoding fibrinogen-like protein 1-like protein, which produces MKGFQSSSLLLLSALSMMALLCVAPMQGNGALAHKKVERGFPKDCSNIPRDSPSGVHVIQPAGSPPRVVWCDMDTEGKGWTVVQRNSYNTEITWKESWSTYKYGFGNVQQDYWLGNEYLSLLTRQTIYKVRFVVEDKSNNTRYAEYDIFSVEDEPSGYPLRLGRYSGDGEDYLTTYHSGLGGIHDNMKFSTTDKDQDQSSGNCASSYGGWWYDKCQNVLLNGKGFIYWAGFCKSGECRSSLILVKPTDVCWVRQEEPILLGSRRR; this is translated from the exons atgaaag ggttccagtccagctctctcctgcttctgtctgcgctgtccatgatggcgctcctttgcgtagcccccatgcagggcaacggggccctggcccacaagaaggtcgagaggg ggttccccaaagactgcagcaacatccccagggacagccccagcggggtccatgtcatccagccggcaggctctccccctcgagtggtgtggtgtgacatggacaccgaaggcaaaggctggaccgttgtgcagagaaattcttacaacacagagatcacctggaaggagtcctggagcacctacaagtacggctttgggaacgtgcagcaggattactggctgggcaacgagtacctgtccctgctcacgcggcagaccatctacaaggtccgctttgtggtggaggacaaatccaacaacacccgctacgcagagtacgacatcttcagtgtcgaggatgagcccagtgggtacccgctgaggctgggcaggtactctggggacggcgaggactatctcaccacctaccactccggcctggggggcatacacgacaacatgaagttcagcacgactgacaaggatcaggaccagtccagtgggaattgcgcaagtagctatggaggctggtggtacgacaagtgtcagaacgtcctgctcaatgggaaaggcttcatctactgggcagggttctgtaagagtggggagtgcaggtcttccctcatcctggttaagccaacagacgtgtgctgggtccggcaggaggagcccatcctccttgggagccggcgccgctga